GGGGCCGATAGCTCGAAGCTGTCCAGCGGAACGACCTCCAGGCCGATATCCCGGAGTTCATCCATCAGCGCGGTCTCCGCCAGCAGGACACGCGCTTCGAGCACCGCCAGTACCCGGTTTCGGCGCGCGGCGGGGTCCTGAAGATCCAGCGGCACGTAGGCCGCGCCCGCCTTGAGAATGCCCAGCATGGCGACCACGGGGAGCACGGTGCGGGAGAGGTAGAACGGCACCATCTCGCCGGGCTGCACGCCCCGGTCCCGCAGCATCTCGGCAACGGCCGACGCGCGCTGTTCCAGTTGCGCATAGGTGAGGGTAACGGTTTCGTCCGCAAGCGCGGGCGCGTCGGGGTTTTCGCAGGCGTGCCGGGCCACGATGGCGTGAAGCGACTGGGAATGATCGAGGAGGACGGCGCCGCCGCGCAACGACAGCAGGCGCGAACGCTCGGCGCGATCGAGGTAGTCAAGGGCGCCGATGCGCGCGTCCGCCTGCGCGGCCATCGCGTTCAGCAGCGCCGCGTAGTTCTTCAGGTAGCGTTCCGCCGTAGATTCGAGGAAGAGCGCGGTGTTGTATTCGAGGTTGAGCAGGAGGCGCGGCCCCTGCTGGTGGATGGCGAGGGTGAGGTCAAATTTCGCGGTTCCCGGGTTGACCGTTTCGGCGCGCAGGCGCACGCCGCCCGACTGCGCTTCAAGTTCGGGCGTGTTGTGCAGCACGCATACCGTCTGAAAGAGCGGCGAGCGGCTTGGATCACGATCTTCAGACACGGCGGCCACAATCTGATCCAGGGGGGCGTCCTGGTGTTCCTGTGCGGCGATCATGAGGGCATCGAGGCGGGCGAGGAAGTCCGCCAGCGGTTCGTCGCGATCCACGTGGGTGCGGAGGGGGAGCGTATTGACGAAAAAGCCGATCAAGGGCTCCAGCTCCCGCCGGGGCCGTCCAGCCAGGGCCGTGCCCACGACGAGGTCGTCCTGCCCGGCATAACGGTGCAGCAGAAGGAACCAGGCCGCCAGGAGCACGGTGAACAGCGGGCGTCCTTCGCGTCGGGCGAGGGCGGAGATGGCCTCGCCGCACCCGGCGTCCAGCGCATTCTCGACCACGGCCCCCTCCCACGTTTGCCGTGGAGGCCTGGGGAAGTCCAGTGGCAGTTCGAGAATGGGCGGCGGCGATCCGAGGTGGTCGCGCCAATAGTCGAGGTGATCGTGGAAGGCTCCGGACGCGGCGCGCTCGCGTTGCCACGCGGCGAAATCGGTGAATTGCACCGGGAGTTCCGGCAGCTCGGGTTCCCGATCCTGCCCGAGCGCGGCATAGCAGGCCGCCCATTCGTCGATGAGTATCCGAATGGACCAGCCATCGAGAACGGCGTGGTGGGCGATGAAGGCGGCGTGGCTGGTCCCGGATTCCGCCGGATAGAGGGCGAGGCGGAATAGCGGGGCGCGGTTGAGGTCGAAGGGGCGCCGCGCATCGCGCGCGAGCGCCTCGCGGACGGCTGCGGCGCGATCGGGGGCCGCAATGCCCGGCAGCGGATTCACGACGAGGGGGATATCCACGCGATCCTCGACGACCTGCACCGGGGCGCCGCCCGCGCCGGGGAGCAATTTGACGCGCAGGATATCGTGGCGCGCGACGAGGATCTCGAAGGCGCGGTGGAAGCGCGCGGGATCCATCGGGCCGTCCAACGCAATCAACACGGGCAGGTTGTAGGCGATGTTGCCGGGTTGAATCTGCTCGATGATCCAGAGGCGCTCCTGCGCGAAGGACAGGGGGATGGGCGCATCCGTCGCAACGGGCTGGATCGGGTCCGTATCCGGAAGGCCCTTCCCACGCGCGGCGGCGTCGGCCAGTTCGCGCGCCTGCGCCTTGAGGACCGGCGTCTCCATGAGCGCGCGGATGGGCAAATCGACCTGGAAGCGATCCCGGATGCGGGCGCCCAGCCGCACGAGCAGCAGCGAATGGCCGCCGAGCCGGAAGAAGTTGTCGTTCAGGCCGGCGCGCGCCACGCCGAGCAGGTCCCGCCAGAGTTCGGCGAGCCCCTTCTCCCATTCGGTCTCGGGATCGGCTCCGCCGGCGTCCGCCTCGCGCCGTGGCGGGTCGGGAATCGCGGCGCGGTCCAGTTTGCCCTGCACCGTGCGCGGAAGCGCGTCGAGCCATACGATCTGGGACGGGCGCATGTACTGGGGCAGCCGGTCCGCGAGGAATTCGTCGAAATCGTCGGGGCGGTCGGTCACGCCCGGACGCGGCGCCAGGTACGCGACGATGCGCGCATCGTCCCGGTCCGCCTCATAGAGGAGCGCGGCGGCGTCGGCAACGGCCGGATGCGCGCGCAGGGCGCTTTCGATTTCGCCGGGTTCGATACGCAGGCCGTGCAGCTTGATGAAGCGCCCGATGCGCCGCACAAATTGAACATTGCCATCGGGGCGGAAATACACCAGGTCGCCCGTGCGGTAGAGCCGTGCATCCGGATCGGCCGAGAAGGGATCGGGGACGAATTGGCGGGCGGTCAATTCCGGATCGCCGTGATAGCCTTCGGCCAGGCAATCGCCGCCGATGTACAGCTCCCCGCGCACGCCCGCGGGAACCGGTTTCCGCTGGCCGTCCAACACATAGAGTCGCGTGTTCGCGATGGGCTTCCCGATCGGAGCGTTGCCCGCCGGACGCGGGTTTGCATCGGCGACCGGGTAGAGGGTGACGTGTTCCGTCGCTTCGGTGGGGCCATAGGAGTTGAAGAGCGCGAGACCCGGCGTGGCGCGGACGATATCGCAGAGCAGGGCTTCGGAAAGGGGCTCCACGCCGACCAGCAGCCGGCGCAGCGGAAGGGGATCGCGCCGCTGCCAATCGAGCAGCGCGGGCAGCAGGAATCCCGGCAGGAATCCCGCCGTAATGCGCCGATCGCGCATCCATCCGAAGCAGTCGTCCGCATTCAAGCGCAGGTGCTCGGGAATCACGTGGAGCGCGGCGCCGTTGAGCAGACAGGTCCACGTTTCGTAGACCGACACGTCGAAACTGAAGGCGGTCCACAAGGTCCCGGCGTCCCCGGGCCCGATGGGGCAGCGGGACTGGATGTCCTGGACCTGGTTCACGACGCCCTGGTGCAGACAGCGAACGCCCTTGGGCACGCCGGTGGAGCCCGACGTGAAGATGATGTAGGCCAGGTCCGCTCCGGATAACGTGAGGGCTGGCGCTTCGGCGGGGTATGCTTCGAGCAAACCGGGCGCGTCCAGACAGAAAAGGGGACACGACAGGCCCGCAAGATTTGGCGTGAGCGATTCCTCGGTGAGGATGAGGCGGGGATTCAGTGCGCTCAGCACGCGGTCCCGGCGCGTCACGGGGTCCATGAGATCCAGCGGCACGTAGGCGGCGCCCGCCTTCAGGATGCCGAGCTTCGCCACGACCGCGCGAAGCGTGCGGTTGAGATAAAACGGCACTGGATCGCCGGGCACGACGCCCCGTTCAATGAGGGCATGCGCGAGCTGGTTCGCCCGCGCGCCGAGCTCGGCGTAGGTCAGGCTTTCGCTCTCGTCGGCGACCGCCATGGCGCCCGGATGGGCCACGACCCGCGCCTCAAAACACGAGATGATCGTTTGAGCGCGATCGAGCGGCGCGGCGGTGGCGTTCCACACGTCGCGCACCCGCGCCCGTTCCCGGGGATGCACGATCTCAAATTCGTCCAGCCGCCGGTTTGGACCCGCCACGATATCCGCCAGCAGCGTCTGGTAATTCGCGAGGAGGCGCGCGGCGGTCTCTGGGGTAAAGAGGGCGGTGTTGTATTCGATTTCGAGGCGCAGGCCGCTGTCCTGGGGCGTCACGGCGAGCGTGAGGTCGAATTTCGCGCCGCCGTTGCTGATCTCTTCCCCGGCGATGGCGATCCCGTTGAGCGATCCAACATACCGCGGCGTGTTGTGCAGGATGAACATGACCTGGAAAATCGGTGAACGGCTGGGATCACGCTCCAGGCGCAACTCGGCCACCACGCGGTCGAAGGGGACGTCCTGGTGCTCCTGCGCGGCCAATACCGTGCTCTCCACGGCGCCCAGGTAGGCCGGGAAGGTCTGGTCCGGCACGGGCCGGGTCCGGAGCGCGACGGTGTTCACGAAGAAGCCGATGAGGTTTTCGAGTTGGGCGTGGGTACGGCCGGCGATGACGGAGCCGGTGACGAGGTCCTCCTGGCCGGTGTAGCGATGGAGTAGCACGTTCCAGGCGGCCAGCAGGACCGTAAACAGGGTCTTTCGCTCGTTGCGCGCGAGATCGCCGAGGGCCTCGGCCAGCGGGGCGTCCAAGGCATCCAGGGCCACGGCGCCGGCCCAGGACTGGCGCGGCGGCCTCGGAAAATCCGTGATCAGCTCAAGCCGCGGCAGCGGTCCGGCGAGGTGTTCGCGCCAGTAGTCGAGGTGAGCTTGGAACTCGGGCCCCTGCGCCCGTTTACGTTGCCAGATCGCGAAATCGGGATACTGGCAGGGGAGGTCTGGCCACTCGGGCGCGCGGCCGGCTGCGAGGGCGGCGTACGCGACCGCCAGATCGTCGAGCAGCACACTGATGGACCAGCCGTCGAAGACATTGTGGTGCGCGACGAGGCCCAGCCAGGCGCGATCGTCGCAATCCGGCGCGTAGAGGAAGCGAACCAGCGGCCCCGAGGCCAGATCCATGTACTCGCGCGCGGCCGCGCGAAGCGTATCGCGAAACCAGTCGCCGGCGCCATCGCCGGGGGCCTCGAGGCGTTCCAGCGGAACCACAAGATCCGGCTGCACGCGCTGCACGGGGTGGCCGTGTTCGGCGGGAAAGAGGGTCCGGAGCGCGTCATGGCGATCGACGACGGCCTGGATGGCGCGCCCGAGCACATCGGCGTCGGGCCGGCCCCCGATTTCGAAGCGTATGGGGATATTGTAGACGGTGTTTCCCGGCTCGAGGTGATCGATGATCCAGAGGCGTTCCTGCGCGAAGGAAAGGGGCGCTGGCTGTCCCGGATCGCGCATCGGGATGGGATCGGCGGCATGCCGATCCGACGGGGCCGCCGCGTCGATGGCGGCGGCCAGCGCTCGGATCGCCGGCGCGGCCATGACGGCGCCCAGGGGCAGATCGACGCCAAAGGCGTCCCGGATGCGCAGGAGCAACCGGGTGAGCAGCAGGGAATGCCCGCCGAGCTGGAAGAAGTCGTCCTCCACGCCGATATCGGCGACGCCGAGCACCGCCTCCCAGATGGCGAGGAGCGCTTCCTCGGTCGGCGTTTCGGGCGGGGCCAGGGCACGGCCCCCACCGGCGGACGGCGGCGCGGGCAGTGCGGCCACGTCAATTTTGCCGTTGTTGTTGAGCGGGAAGGCTTCCATGGGCACGAAGACGGACGGGATCATATAGTCCGGCAGCGTGCGGCCCAGGTGGGCGCGGAACTCGGCGGCGGGGGTCTCTCCGCGGGCCAGGTAGTAGGCGACGAGGCGTTGATCACCGGAAGTGTCCTCGCGCATGCGTACAACGGACCCGCGTACAGCGGGGTGCGTGTTGAGGGCGGTCTCTATTTCGCCCAGCTCCACGCGAAAGCCCCGGAGCTGCACCTGCATGTCATTGCGCCCGAGGAATTCGAGATCGTTTTCCCAGACCCGCACGAGATCGCCGGTCTTGTAGAAGGTTTGCGCGCGGTCCGGGTCCTCCGCCAGCGGATCGGGCACGAAGCGTTCGGCGGTCAGTTCGGGGCGCTTGAGGTAACCCCCGCCCACGCCGTCGCCGCCTACGTACAGTTCCCCCACCTCGCCTGCGCCCACGGGACGGCGCTGATCGTCGAGGACGTAGAGCGTCAGGTCGGGAATGGGGATGCCGATGAAGTTGGGGGTTCCGGGCTGAGTATCGGCCATCGAGACGGGGCGGTAGGTCACAAAGACGGTGGTCTCGGTGATGCCGTACATGTTGACGAGGTGCGGCTTCTGGTCGCCGTGGCGGTCGAACCAGATCTTAAGCCCGGGCATGTCGAGGGTTTCACCGCCGAAGATGACGTAGCGGAGCGCCAGGGCGCGCGCGGTTTCGATCGGGACCGTTTCGTCGTGGTGCTGGAGTTGTTTGAAGGCCGAGGGAGTCTGGTTCAGGACCGTGACGCGCTCGTCGAGGAGCAGCTGGTAAAACTGTTCGGGTGAGCGGCTCACGAGGTACGGGACGACGACGACGCGCCCGCCGTAGAAGTAGGCGCCCCAGATTTCCCAGACCGAAAAGTCGAAGGCGTAGGAGTGGAAAAGGGTCCAGACGTCGTCGGGGCCGGTGTCGAACCATGGCTCCATCTCGGTAACCAGCCGGTAGACGTTCCAGTGCGAGATGAGGGCGCCTTTCGGGCGTCCGGTGGAGCCCGAGGTGTAGATCACGTAGGCGAGGCTGTCGGGGGAGGTTACGCAGGGCAGGTTCTCGTCCGGACAGGCTTCCCAGGGGCGATCCTCGCCGTCCAGGACGAGCAGCGTCACGCCGGATTCCCCCGCGAAACGATCCGCGTGGGCGCGGTGCGCGAGCACCACGGGACACTCGGCGTCCTCCACGATCATCCGGACGCGATCGGCCGGGTAGACGGGATCCATGGGAACATAGGCTCCGCCGGCTTTCAGAACCGCGAGAATTGCGATGACCGTGTCGAAACCGCGTTCCAGGCAGAGCCCGACACGGGTTTCCGGCTGGACGCCCGCCTCCCGAAGCCACGCGGCGAGGCGGTTTGCCCGAACATTCAATTCGTGGTAGGTGAGGTGTTCCCCCGCGAAAGTAAGCGCTAGCGCGCCGGGCGTATCGGCGACTTGCTGCTCAAATCGCTGGTGGAGACATAGGGATTTTGGGGTCATGATGTCCTGTCGGAAAACGCGGTTTTCCGGGCGCCGCCACGGTCGCGCTCGTGGCTCCCCCGAATGCGGCGCCCGCTACCTTCGATCTTATCAGGAAGATCGGGAATTCCGCCAGCACGACGCCACTGTTTGTCCGCGTTTTGAATTCCCGGGCGGCTGCTTTACAATAGGCGCGGAAGCCAGCGAGGACCCCCATGACGACTGCCGCCCCGATAGCGCCCGTGCGCGTGCTGCCCGAAGACGTGGCGAACAAGATCGCGGCGGGTGAGGTGGTGGAGCGGCCGGCCTCGGTGGTGAAGGAGCTCGTGGAGAATGCGCTGGACGCGGGGGCGACGCGGATTTCGGTGCGCGTGGTGGCGGCGGGGCGGCGGCTGATCGAGGTGACGGACAACGGCCACGGCATGTCGGAGCAGAACGCGCTGCTGGCGATCGAGCGGCACGCGACGAGCAAGATCCGGTCGGCGGAGGACCTGGAGAACATCGCGACGATGGGGTTCCGTGGTGAGGCGCTGGCGAGCATTGCGTCGGTGTCGCGGTTTGAATTGCTGACACGGCGCGAGAAGGATACGCACGCGACGCGGATCCGCATTGATGGGGGGATCCTGCGGGACGTGGAGCAGGCGGGCGGCCCGCCGGGGACGCGTATCACGGTGAACCGGCTGTATTTCAACACGCCGGTGCGCGCGAAGTTTCTGAAGGGCCTCACGACGGAACTCGGCCATTGCATTGACGCGGTGCAGCGCCATGCCCTGGCGCGGACCGGCGTGGGCTTCCAGTTTTTTCACAACGACAAGCTGCTGCTCGACATTCCGTCGCACGCGAACCTCAAGGAGCGCGTTTCGCTGATTTGGGGGCTGAATTTCGCGCGCGACATGATCGAGATCCAGGGGGAGCAGGCGGGCTACCGGCTCCGGGGGGTTATCGGGCGGCCGGGGCTGACCCGTTCCGCGCGGTCACACCAGTTTTTCTTCATGAACCACCGGCCCGTGGTGAACCGTTCGCTCCAGTATGGCTTTGAGGATGGCTACCGCAGTCTGGTGACCATCGGGCGGCACCCGGTGGGGGTGATCCTGCTGGAGACGAACCCGCGCTACGTGGATGTGAATATTCACCCTGCGAAACGCGAGATTCGCTTCCGGGACGAGCGCGTCGCGCGCGACGCGGTGCGGGATATTGTGCGGCGGTGCCTGGCGGAGGACCAGGAGTCCATTGCGCCGCCACCGCGCCCCGCGCCCGAGCAGCGTCCGCTGGCCGAGCCTGCGCCGTCGCGCCCGGAGCAGCCGCCTTTCGCGCCGGCGCGGGCGATCCCCGCACAACCGGCTCCCGAGATTCGCGCGCCCGAGACCGTGGCGTCCGCGCCGCCGGACGTTGCGCCTCCGCCCCAATCCCCTCCCCCGCCGTCGACGCCGCCCGGGGAAGCGCGGCCCGTCCGCGAACCCGCGGCCGAGGCTGCCGAGGCGGCCCTTCCGGCCCGCGCGGGTGTAACGCTGGATTCGGGGTTCGAGCTTGCGGGCGAGACGCCGCCGCAACCGGCCGCGCGGCAGTCTGAATTTCCCGAGATGGGCCGGGGGGACGAACCGGAGAGCGTGGCTCCCGAGGCGGTGTACCGGCCTGTGAACGCGCTGCCCGACGCGCCGCTGCAACTTTTCGATACGTACCTGCTGGTCCCGGGGGAGGACCGGCTGCTGATTATTGACCAGCACGCGCTGCACGAGCGGTTGAACTACGACAGCCTTATGGCGGAGCTCGCGGATCACACGTACGAGGCGCAGCAACTGATCGTGCCGATCGTGATCGAGGTGGCTCCCGCGCAGGTGCGCCTGCTGGAGAGCAACCTGAAGCTGTTTCACGGGATCGGGATTGACCTGGAGCCGTTTGGCGGCAACACATTCCAGGTCACGGCCATCTGCCACCTCTACGACGACGCGAAGGTGCGCGATCTGGTTTACCAGGTGCTCGACGAGCTGGGCCAGGGCGATCTGTTCGACGGCCAGCACGCGGTGAGCGAGGCGCTTCGGCTGGCGACGCGGGCGTGCAAGGCGTCGGTGCGCGCGGGCGATCCGCTCACGCCGCGGGAGCGCAGCAGCCTGCTGGAAGGGTTCCGGCGCCTGCGCCCGCCTTACACGTGCCCGCACGGGCGGCCCATCATCGTCGAGCTGACGCAGCACCAGATGGAAAAGAGCTTCCGGAGAATTCAGTGAGCGCGGCTCCGGCGGAACAGGCGCCGCTGATCGTGATTGCGGGGCCGACGGGTTCGGGCAAGTCCTCGCTGGCGCTCTCGGTGGCGGAAGCGCTGGGCGCGGAGATCATCTCGGCGGATTCGATGCAGTTCTACCGCGGCCTGGAGATTGGCACGGCGGCCCCCACGCCCGAGGAGCGGCGTCGCGTCCCCCACCACTTCGTATCGTTTCTGAACCCCGACGAGGAGATGTCGGCGGCGGCGTACCAATGCGCCGCGCGCGAACGCGCCGCGCGGATCCGCGCGGCGGGGCGCACGGCGATCGCGGCGGGGGGATCGGGCATGTATATCGCCGCGCTGGTGGACGGGCTTTTCGACGGCCCGGGCCGCGACCCGGCGATCCGCGCGCGCCTGACGGGCGAGGCGGAGGAGCAGGGCAACGCCCATCTACTGGAGCGGCTGCGGGCGGTGGATCCGGACTACGCGGCGACCCTGACGAGCGAGAACGACGTAGTGCGCATCGTGCGCGCGCTGGAGGTCTATGAGTTGGCGGGCCGGCCTTACAGCGCGCTGCACCGGGAACACCGGCGGGCGGCGGAATCGCTCCGCGCGGTGCAGTTCGCGCTGGACTATCCGGACCGGGCGGTGCTGTACCAGCGCATCAACGAACGGGTGCTGCGCATGGTGGAGCGCGGCTGGGTGGAGGAAGTCGAGGCGCTGGTCGCGGCGGGCTACGCGCCGCAAATCGGCCGCCTGAAGGCGCTGGGTTTCCGGGAGATCCTGGCGTGCCTGCGGGGCGAACAGTCGCTGGACACCGCCGTGGCCGCGACCCAGCAGCACCACCGGCGCTACGCCAAGCGGCAGCTCACCTGGTTTCGTGCGGACCCGCGCATCCACTGGCTTCCGGCCGGGCCGGGGGTCTCGGTGACGGAGCAGCGCGACCGCCTGCTGGCTATTGTAGCGCGGATCGGCGCGGCGGACGATGGCGGCGCGATCCACCGCTACCTGCAGGCCAACGCCGGCCCGGTCAAATCCGATGCCTGACTCGCCGGACTACGGTCAGAGGGCAATAGCCTC
This is a stretch of genomic DNA from Candidatus Hydrogenedentota bacterium. It encodes these proteins:
- a CDS encoding amino acid adenylation domain-containing protein; this translates as MTPKSLCLHQRFEQQVADTPGALALTFAGEHLTYHELNVRANRLAAWLREAGVQPETRVGLCLERGFDTVIAILAVLKAGGAYVPMDPVYPADRVRMIVEDAECPVVLAHRAHADRFAGESGVTLLVLDGEDRPWEACPDENLPCVTSPDSLAYVIYTSGSTGRPKGALISHWNVYRLVTEMEPWFDTGPDDVWTLFHSYAFDFSVWEIWGAYFYGGRVVVVPYLVSRSPEQFYQLLLDERVTVLNQTPSAFKQLQHHDETVPIETARALALRYVIFGGETLDMPGLKIWFDRHGDQKPHLVNMYGITETTVFVTYRPVSMADTQPGTPNFIGIPIPDLTLYVLDDQRRPVGAGEVGELYVGGDGVGGGYLKRPELTAERFVPDPLAEDPDRAQTFYKTGDLVRVWENDLEFLGRNDMQVQLRGFRVELGEIETALNTHPAVRGSVVRMREDTSGDQRLVAYYLARGETPAAEFRAHLGRTLPDYMIPSVFVPMEAFPLNNNGKIDVAALPAPPSAGGGRALAPPETPTEEALLAIWEAVLGVADIGVEDDFFQLGGHSLLLTRLLLRIRDAFGVDLPLGAVMAAPAIRALAAAIDAAAPSDRHAADPIPMRDPGQPAPLSFAQERLWIIDHLEPGNTVYNIPIRFEIGGRPDADVLGRAIQAVVDRHDALRTLFPAEHGHPVQRVQPDLVVPLERLEAPGDGAGDWFRDTLRAAAREYMDLASGPLVRFLYAPDCDDRAWLGLVAHHNVFDGWSISVLLDDLAVAYAALAAGRAPEWPDLPCQYPDFAIWQRKRAQGPEFQAHLDYWREHLAGPLPRLELITDFPRPPRQSWAGAVALDALDAPLAEALGDLARNERKTLFTVLLAAWNVLLHRYTGQEDLVTGSVIAGRTHAQLENLIGFFVNTVALRTRPVPDQTFPAYLGAVESTVLAAQEHQDVPFDRVVAELRLERDPSRSPIFQVMFILHNTPRYVGSLNGIAIAGEEISNGGAKFDLTLAVTPQDSGLRLEIEYNTALFTPETAARLLANYQTLLADIVAGPNRRLDEFEIVHPRERARVRDVWNATAAPLDRAQTIISCFEARVVAHPGAMAVADESESLTYAELGARANQLAHALIERGVVPGDPVPFYLNRTLRAVVAKLGILKAGAAYVPLDLMDPVTRRDRVLSALNPRLILTEESLTPNLAGLSCPLFCLDAPGLLEAYPAEAPALTLSGADLAYIIFTSGSTGVPKGVRCLHQGVVNQVQDIQSRCPIGPGDAGTLWTAFSFDVSVYETWTCLLNGAALHVIPEHLRLNADDCFGWMRDRRITAGFLPGFLLPALLDWQRRDPLPLRRLLVGVEPLSEALLCDIVRATPGLALFNSYGPTEATEHVTLYPVADANPRPAGNAPIGKPIANTRLYVLDGQRKPVPAGVRGELYIGGDCLAEGYHGDPELTARQFVPDPFSADPDARLYRTGDLVYFRPDGNVQFVRRIGRFIKLHGLRIEPGEIESALRAHPAVADAAALLYEADRDDARIVAYLAPRPGVTDRPDDFDEFLADRLPQYMRPSQIVWLDALPRTVQGKLDRAAIPDPPRREADAGGADPETEWEKGLAELWRDLLGVARAGLNDNFFRLGGHSLLLVRLGARIRDRFQVDLPIRALMETPVLKAQARELADAAARGKGLPDTDPIQPVATDAPIPLSFAQERLWIIEQIQPGNIAYNLPVLIALDGPMDPARFHRAFEILVARHDILRVKLLPGAGGAPVQVVEDRVDIPLVVNPLPGIAAPDRAAAVREALARDARRPFDLNRAPLFRLALYPAESGTSHAAFIAHHAVLDGWSIRILIDEWAACYAALGQDREPELPELPVQFTDFAAWQRERAASGAFHDHLDYWRDHLGSPPPILELPLDFPRPPRQTWEGAVVENALDAGCGEAISALARREGRPLFTVLLAAWFLLLHRYAGQDDLVVGTALAGRPRRELEPLIGFFVNTLPLRTHVDRDEPLADFLARLDALMIAAQEHQDAPLDQIVAAVSEDRDPSRSPLFQTVCVLHNTPELEAQSGGVRLRAETVNPGTAKFDLTLAIHQQGPRLLLNLEYNTALFLESTAERYLKNYAALLNAMAAQADARIGALDYLDRAERSRLLSLRGGAVLLDHSQSLHAIVARHACENPDAPALADETVTLTYAQLEQRASAVAEMLRDRGVQPGEMVPFYLSRTVLPVVAMLGILKAGAAYVPLDLQDPAARRNRVLAVLEARVLLAETALMDELRDIGLEVVPLDSFELSAPSTDGVPDAVVGADQPAYVIFTSGSTGEPKGVCCNHLGVINLVDDLQRRQPAAPGTWCSVWAALSFDASVYEVWTALLAGAAVRVAPESVRLAPDRFLNWLGEHGVACAYLPGYMLPALRGRQQHGDPLPLTRIMAGVEPLPEALLADIVRATPGLLFVNAYGPTEVTVYATLYPVPGRADAPAGNAPIGRPIQNTRVYLLDAARDLTPAGAHGEVYVGGAGLAIGYHRDAQLTEAHFIPDPFTPGERLYRTGDVAYLRPDGELQFVRRLGRYIKMRGYRIEPGEIAAMLRRRPDIAEVEIDVYGVGHADERLVAYVVPAAGAAPDEGDLRRMAADELPPHMRPSQYVFLDALPRTVQGKIDRPALPAPPPLQTGTGDAPPEGPIENALATLWRDALGLDALPGRHDNFFSLGGNSLLAIQLATRINEDLGYALSLADLLDAPTVASLAARVAAPIDKAPSGLFVLKTGGRTPFFCASGAGDVMGYYGPLAAALAPDQPFYCYSGLVHLDGGGPQSMEEMAAEFIREVRAIQPEGPYLLGGYSFGGLLAWEAARQLLEAGQEVAGLYMLDVSVREAANNGAARANHALRAYPRKILVRLAMVLYTWRLQVGYLRDFVLDLPRMIAPSGNGANPGVTASLRWIALDTLNQYLLIRAGLATQRISDRRLRMIRERTVHETSERIRLLEQAHRNYVLRPLQARVTVLRVADDPWREARADETLGWKHFALRGVGVRVVPGNHMVMHREPFVRDLGAALQQCFEDALRRDR
- the mutL gene encoding DNA mismatch repair endonuclease MutL, with translation MTTAAPIAPVRVLPEDVANKIAAGEVVERPASVVKELVENALDAGATRISVRVVAAGRRLIEVTDNGHGMSEQNALLAIERHATSKIRSAEDLENIATMGFRGEALASIASVSRFELLTRREKDTHATRIRIDGGILRDVEQAGGPPGTRITVNRLYFNTPVRAKFLKGLTTELGHCIDAVQRHALARTGVGFQFFHNDKLLLDIPSHANLKERVSLIWGLNFARDMIEIQGEQAGYRLRGVIGRPGLTRSARSHQFFFMNHRPVVNRSLQYGFEDGYRSLVTIGRHPVGVILLETNPRYVDVNIHPAKREIRFRDERVARDAVRDIVRRCLAEDQESIAPPPRPAPEQRPLAEPAPSRPEQPPFAPARAIPAQPAPEIRAPETVASAPPDVAPPPQSPPPPSTPPGEARPVREPAAEAAEAALPARAGVTLDSGFELAGETPPQPAARQSEFPEMGRGDEPESVAPEAVYRPVNALPDAPLQLFDTYLLVPGEDRLLIIDQHALHERLNYDSLMAELADHTYEAQQLIVPIVIEVAPAQVRLLESNLKLFHGIGIDLEPFGGNTFQVTAICHLYDDAKVRDLVYQVLDELGQGDLFDGQHAVSEALRLATRACKASVRAGDPLTPRERSSLLEGFRRLRPPYTCPHGRPIIVELTQHQMEKSFRRIQ
- the miaA gene encoding tRNA (adenosine(37)-N6)-dimethylallyltransferase MiaA, which produces MSAAPAEQAPLIVIAGPTGSGKSSLALSVAEALGAEIISADSMQFYRGLEIGTAAPTPEERRRVPHHFVSFLNPDEEMSAAAYQCAARERAARIRAAGRTAIAAGGSGMYIAALVDGLFDGPGRDPAIRARLTGEAEEQGNAHLLERLRAVDPDYAATLTSENDVVRIVRALEVYELAGRPYSALHREHRRAAESLRAVQFALDYPDRAVLYQRINERVLRMVERGWVEEVEALVAAGYAPQIGRLKALGFREILACLRGEQSLDTAVAATQQHHRRYAKRQLTWFRADPRIHWLPAGPGVSVTEQRDRLLAIVARIGAADDGGAIHRYLQANAGPVKSDA